In Mytilus trossulus isolate FHL-02 chromosome 10, PNRI_Mtr1.1.1.hap1, whole genome shotgun sequence, the DNA window CCTCTGCTCCGGAGATTGAAAGTTTGTGTCATTCAAAGTAAATTTCATAAAAGCAATAAAACAGAAACTTAGAACTCATTTTCAAAACTCATACACAGGACTCTGTGATACAGgagatacaatatatataagcaAATAATAGATTGGCTAAcagaaatatatttacaatataagtataaatagaaaacaataaaagttTCTAATTACATTGGGGTCTCCAAGTAATCAAAAAATCACATCAtcataactatttttttaagataatcaaatattccaaaatagtcttatattatcaaataatcatgaaacaTTTGGTCTGCTAATGATATAATCACTATAAAATTGACCatgtaatcacataatcaaaaaacCAACCAGGAGGCTCATTtacaaattacatgtaattatattGAATGAACAATTTACATTTAAGTGACCATTTAAAGACCTACAATTCAACAGCCAAAGGTTCAAATGGCTATCAAGACTTATCCCTTAGTGAAAAAGAGACATCAATGATTTTTCCTTATAATGCAATTTCATAAAATTCCATGAATATCTAGCAAAGAGAGTAATGCTTATTattcataaatcataaaatcagTTAAATGACACCATAGGATAAGCACACCTTTTGTGAACAGATCCAAAACTATTACTCGTTCAATCTTAAAATCACTTAATAGACACCATAGCACACCTTTTGTGAACAGGTCCAAACTTATAATTCAATCAATCATAAATCACTTAATAGACACCATAGCACACTTTTTTTGATCATGTCCAAAGCTACAACTCATACATAATTTGCCTACGTTTCCCATCATATTTTTCACATTCTTATTTTCTTTAGGTACTATCATGTTACAATATAAACACTTCCCAATTTTGTCACTGTGACCAAAAGCATGAAAATTGCACAAATTTGCCACAGCATTCTTAAACGTCAAAGAACTTTTACATACAACACAACAGTCTTTATACTGTCTCCTGAACTTCTTTCGACATGTTTTCGTTGAACAGAACTGACAAATAACAACAGGAAATAATTGTGGCGTGACACTTGCTTGTGATTGACATCTCAAATTCTGAAATGgtacaaacaaatattgtataatgtatatatattcagcAAATTTATAAGGTTGTCATtggtgaaaaaataaatacaggaTAGGTatgggaaaaaaaagaaaaatttgaaattttgacagCATCATTTGTATACAGCAATTTCTTACGCTATAattaattttgacttttttctcttttgttcAACAATCCCAATATTAATGCATACAAAATTTAGAAGAATTTCCAAAACATGGCAATAAAAGACCTGCTGACCTAACCATCCTTTTCTAAATTTCCCCCAACCTGAGACATAAATGGTAGGTCTTTCGTTTCAGTGTGTCTGACTATTCTAAACATATCTAGATATCTTTTGGTTAGAATATagcaaattatctccccttaattgttaatttcttgtACTTTCAACCAAATCATATCTTATAATACAAGAAAAGGAAATGAATGATATATTCTCACACTATTATATTCTGAACTTTAAGTAGTGTAAAGTTAaacaggtttttgttttgtcatgttttcaccactgcccaATTCTTAGGCAGATTGGCAATCAAAAATTATAGCGATAACGTGTTCACATACCACTTTCATTAAAAGGTAATAAATTGATctaataatgttatttttgaaataagtttctATTAAACACAGAAAACAGTAGTCAAAGAACCTAGAAATGGTTATAGGATTACAATTTATactcatttttttgttgtttgttttatgtgttacatatttgttttttgttcattttttatataaataagactgTTAGTTtgctcgtttgaattgttttacattgttatatctgggccttttatagctgactatgcggtattggctttgctcgttgttgaaggcggtagagtgacctatagttgttaatgtctgtgtcattttggtctcttgtggacagctgtctcaatttgcaatcataccacatcttctgttttatattcacacttatatactttatatgcattaaatattaaaacaattctcACCTTGAAATGTTGACTTCTAAACCAATCTTGTATAAGTTCAGCTGCTGGATCTTTGTCATAAAATTCTAGCAATctgatttaataaattaaataaatatatgatcaTGTACTGTCAGGATCAACCCTATAACCTAGCCCCAGAGTTGTTTGCTGAGGTTTCAGATGTGTCTGAAGTTCAGAATCCCCTTTTTCCCCCTTCAATacatggtaaaatattttgccacAGAACACCCATCTTTTTATTCATTCTAGACTTCAACAGCACTTGAAATAaaatgagaaaggaaatggggaatgtgtcaaagcgacaacaacccgacaatagagcagacaacagccaaggccaccaatgggtcttcaatgtagtgagaattTCCTCACCCATATTTACCAAAGGTCATTTATCAAAATTCACCAAAATTatagatttcttttctttcgATTTCAGAtccaaataataccaatgcaaatataaggtaaaggTACATGAGTAATACTTTcctgccattttttttaaaatcaattacaTGTATCTTCAAATGGAGCTCCataacatatcaatatttttagcttctttttttccttataaCTAATGTTCTTCCaacttatagtatcaattttaaatccTCTTTTTAATTTCCCCTAAGAGCATCCCGAAGTTTCAAATAAAGATTTTTCAGAATATTACCCATTGGACAATATATTGAAACCATAATCTTTTTATAGTACCAATGTTACTTACTCTGCTTTTAGATTGGCATTCAAACAGTATGTTGGTGCAAacaatgaccttgacctttcaTCAGGACACCATTTTGTATAATACAAGGCTAACAATCTGTACCATTCTCTTCCGTGATTGGTGATTAACAGCTGGATGACAATCTAAAAAGAAACAGTTACATCATTCAAACTGATATAACacgaaagtaaatattttttttaatctatctAGTCACAGgaaatattaacattttctaaattttagattgcttttaaaaacaactaaaaagGTGTAACAAATTAGTTCAAGCTAGCTGAAATGTGGGACTTGATCCTGAAAACCAATATATAACAAGAACCATGACCTGTGTACAAAAAATATGAGGTTCAttgaaataatttcttaaaacaagAGCATAAATGCACATGCATAAATAGCCTAGTTTTCTCCTAGGCCTTTAAAGGACAACGATCCTGTGATGTATAATTTTTTAGTATGGTTCTATTGGCATAACCATGGTGCTACAATTTTTGTCTGCAGtgctaaaattttcagataaaggACTTGTAAAATCTCTTCTGTGGTGTATAAAATTCCAGGTGTTTGATCACTTCAAACCAGATTGTTAACACCACATGATCAATTTACTTTATGAGGTTAACCTTGTTGATTGGATTAATCAATGTCATTAACACAATGAATTGTAAGATAGCTACCTTTTGAtttaagtaataaataaaatttccaaATAACCAGTtatacataactttttttttcttcttatgttTAGAACTTACCCGTCTAATTTCCATATGATAAAATGATATATTGGACTGGACTCCTATTTCTTTAATGTATGGACTCAAAACTCTCCTTGTTTGGGACCAGTACAATGGTGCTACTGGTTCCTTGTTGCTGATATCTCCCAACATATAAGACAGGTCATGTAACTGTATGCTTTCAATTGCACAGGCCAGTAAACAAAGACTCTGAAATTGGATTTCAATTAATTCTGATCAATATAGCATTAAAGGGGCATTAACTATATGACTTacacaaaaaatttaaaatatgattttcatttagttttattagtgtgaatatatataaatgaaatgggaATTGTGAATAAGATTCGTTTTAAGCTGGGGGATTGGCCCAGATTTGTGAAAAGTATGCTAAAAAACATAACTGATTCAATCTATAAAGacttaaacaattgaaaataaggagatgtcatattgtcaataaaaccaacttttaaaaatagcCCAGAATACATAGATTTAAACTATCACAGATCACTGCACAACCTTCAACaaacatcaatttcaatagtaATCAGGTCAGATTTTACAGCTATTTTCCAAATGCATGTAGCTTAAAGGTTTGGTTGGTTTGATTGCTTTGCTTGTAAAACTGTTTGCTCAAGCatcgtatttttttaaaaaaattttattatttataacttccaatttaacaaatatatcatatgtaAATCTATAGATATTATCTAATCTTTCTATTaggaagcaattttttttttaaatatacaaatataagattaAGAGTAAAGTAGTTTGAACACCGGagatagagagagagagagatagaAATCCTGTACGGGTAgattttacatagataaataaaatcgtataagataagcaaaatgaggatgttaaatttgatgtatgcctttttgtgcttcttcgttacatttgttgtttttatagtggttaagatgataacacaatgttgactgttgtacccctatttttgacatttttacttattgagtatgtttgttttgttcacgcatcgttgacaatgtaatgaaatttgatgtgactgtcatacaagtgagaggtttagctagctataaaaccaggttcaatccaccattttctacataagaaaatgtctgtaccaagtcagaaatatgacagttgttatccattcctttgatgtgtttggacttttcaTTTTGCCACTTTTTTTGCCactttttgattttggactttcctttttgaaatttcctggagttcagtatttttttgtgtttttactttttactataaATACCTTTTTCACTAGGCCTGTTTCATCCTCTGAAATGATTCTATTTACAATGTCTGTTAGCAGACTGTCTACAGAATCAGATACTTTTTCTATCTTGCTGTCTAATGTCCTGAAATCTCCAAACATTCTAAGTTCCTCTAATAGCATGGTGAGCCATAAAGGGTTTGTAGCACATGGTCTTGTTACAATAAAAGATAGCTGGTCTTTATCCAGTTgctttaaagttaaaaaaaagtcaaatcatTAAAAgctgataattttattaattgtacaATAATGGAATAATATTACTGTAGATGAAGAGCTGTCAATTGCAATgtcaaaatgtattttcatcaatgggtgttcattttttgtacaaccAAACAAATAAGTAATTAGTTTTTCATGAATCAATATCTAAAGGTTCCCTTTGAAATGAACTCCATTATACAAACATAAAGctatttcatttattcaatGGGATAATTCATGttgcaaaaatttaaataccCAAATAAACAGGTAATGATTCTGGGGAAAAGTTTTAATTCCTTCTCAACAAGTCTTTAAAAgtacatatgtttttgttttacttgcATTACTTCATATTGCATACCTTGTTAAATTTCTTCAAAGTTTTTGAGACTATAACCTCTGCAGCCTCTTTGTTGATTGGTCCAACTTCACAAACATAACAACTGTGTTCAGTCAACCTTGCAATAGTAGGTGGATGGGTATCTGCAGAGCTAATGATGCATTTAATATTACCTGGGAATCTTGGTGGCAGCCATGACAGGTGGTTATAAGTGTTACAATCTGGAAgcttaaataaattataaacttttataGTATACCTAGTAGATGTAGGAAttttgctgcattgaagacctattggtgaccttctgttgttgtctgttctatgatggggttgttgtctctttgacaaattccccatttctattctcaattttattagaagaaaataaatgagTCAACACATGCATGAACCACGCATGCATTAAACATTACCCGTAATGCGCTGCACAATTTTTAAATCCCTAGCAGTGATTGTTaataactgtttttttatttatattcaaatacagcaatatttatttattatttatagacACAGAATATCATTCTTAATGTATATTCTATTACACTGTACTGTTTTAATAGTATGAATTTAATTTCacttatatatattatcaggttttttttatcataatatcaGCAATCTTTGTTAGCAGAtagaaacatatatatcatttagAAAAGAGACATCTGAAGGAAATTTGCTCTTAAATTGTAGATATGAAAGACTTATACAGTTTTAGTTTTCTGTACATGGTTACAGAAGTCGGATTACCAAACTCATcagaaattaaagaaccttagtgagcgcCCTCACATACCCCACTCCACAACATTGTCACTGGACACAGGGGCAGATACAGCCATGTTGAAAAGGGGGGTTGCCAGCCCTGGAACCCCATCCCTCCTAGATCTGCCACtgggataaaataaataactctaagaaaaaaatttaaattataatttcctGTCCAATTTCACATCTACatatagtatgtccttattatccaAAAAAATCTTCCGGTTCTGGAACAATCTGTACAGTTAAATGCTTACCTCATTAACAGCATCTATAACAATACAAAGCTTTGCTTGTTGTTCTCTCAAAACTGGCAGAAGACCTTTCAGCCTTTCCATTGAACTTTGTATAGAACCTTCTTCACTGTCTATAGCATGATTTGTGTTTTCatctttttctgttaaaaagtgaagatttttttttatggcaaGTAGGTCAATACAACTGCAAACGTTAACATAATACTCAGATCATGGCAACACAACTTAAGTCTTCCTATTCTATAAAGTGTGAATAGATACAACCATCATATGcatattgaatttgtttgaaaaataaaatagaaaatattgaaGAAGGCATAATAGTTCATATCTCAGTTAAAAAGCTCTGcagaaaaaacatacaaatgaatATCCTTAAGGTGGTACGcaacaccttcactaaaattaattcggctcctttaatttgtataaaattttgacaaagtatttactttcaccctttaacaaaaatataaaaatttcaaaaattttgaaccaatcgtattgtcagaaaaattacactggttacatagcagtttaacaaacatttattttgatcattgagaagctaaattttcccttaacaacacaacataatttaaacgtttagctgatttcacagagttatctccctgtagtgttaggtaccaccttaaacatatataaattatatttttctctaGGTAGGGGTCTTGGAAGAAAATACATGTTCTAGGtggtggtttatttttttaatctgttcCAATGCTTTACATTTGACTGTTAAAAGTCTCATAACTCAGGAAtgacaaataacaaaattttgaaaactgatAAAACTTTTTCTACAAATTCCAAATGAATTGATCTAGCATATTTGAAATAGTGCTTTGTATGAGAAAAATTGTCTTAAATTTTATCAGTCTTGATTTTCTAAAACGTATACTGAAAGTTATGAAATTTTACCAATAgtattgttcatttgttttccaGTTCATATTTGCCAT includes these proteins:
- the LOC134687310 gene encoding TPR repeat-containing protein DDB_G0287407-like, which produces MYMKYRDRLEKENKESFDVSIQTSVKSCWNEVDKQCQEYKPFTSTSTKPQGKSGWKIVRVFVSSTFTDFFNEREILVKKIFPELREWCKLRHIHLIECDLRWGVPKEATTQLVIDTCLEELNRCHEDTNGQPFFLGLIGKRYGWIPDKTDISDELNEKFQWVDNTSITFMEILHGALRCKSPNAAFFFRSDEVIDSIPDIALKRFIDEETLSKQHLIALKKQLKKRFPDQVYDYNCKVDGMQDTAGRERVKFSELDKFSDQVLDFFKTAITNMYDNNKTSEYDEEEIEEENQKFYIENKSELVVGQDNLLKTLTSYLKGEPLSDILESEDSKSFVRDPKFWGETVPEDNKLMCIKGHPGYGKSTLLSKVVNDFLKDGYVVFYHFVGCSASSKNTETLCKRLVRALEKKVLKKDENTNHAIDSEEGSIQSSMERLKGLLPVLREQQAKLCIVIDAVNELPDCNTYNHLSWLPPRFPGNIKCIISSADTHPPTIARLTEHSCYVCEVGPINKEAAEVIVSKTLKKFNKQLDKDQLSFIVTRPCATNPLWLTMLLEELRMFGDFRTLDSKIEKVSDSVDSLLTDIVNRIISEDETGLVKKSLCLLACAIESIQLHDLSYMLGDISNKEPVAPLYWSQTRRVLSPYIKEIGVQSNISFYHMEIRRIVIQLLITNHGREWYRLLALYYTKWCPDERSRSLFAPTYCLNANLKAELLEFYDKDPAAELIQDWFRSQHFKNLRCQSQASVTPQLFPVVICQFCSTKTCRKKFRRQYKDCCVVCKSSLTFKNAVANLCNFHAFGHSDKIGKCLYCNMIVPKENKNVKNMMGNVGKLCMSCSFGHDQKKCAMVSIK